From the genome of Fundidesulfovibrio magnetotacticus, one region includes:
- a CDS encoding motility protein A, translating to MDFATLLGLTTGLGLVVGAIIMGGSFLQFLDGPSAMIVLGGTTAALCVSHPIEEVLQAFNAFFKIFSSRKVTAQEVVNVMVRIAEISRREGLLALENIRTDNVVLKKACKLIADSAGPQLIHDTLRIEIHSLKRRHQIGETVFKSLGTFSPAFGLIGTLIGLVQMLGRLNDPKSLGPAMAVALLTTFYGALLSNLFFLPVAAKLRARTYQEVLNLEIIFEGARCILQNNNPLLVRDKLSSFVPPKERTVGR from the coding sequence ATGGATTTCGCGACGCTTCTGGGGCTGACCACGGGCCTGGGCCTGGTGGTGGGCGCCATCATCATGGGGGGCTCGTTCCTCCAGTTTCTCGACGGCCCCAGCGCCATGATCGTGCTCGGAGGAACCACGGCCGCGCTCTGCGTGAGCCACCCCATCGAGGAAGTGCTACAGGCCTTCAACGCCTTCTTCAAGATATTCTCCTCGCGCAAGGTGACGGCCCAGGAAGTGGTGAACGTCATGGTGCGCATCGCGGAAATCTCGCGGCGCGAGGGCCTGCTCGCCCTGGAGAACATCCGCACGGACAACGTGGTGCTCAAGAAGGCCTGCAAGCTCATCGCCGACAGCGCCGGGCCGCAGCTGATCCACGACACCCTGCGCATCGAGATCCACTCCCTCAAGCGCCGCCACCAGATCGGCGAGACGGTGTTCAAGTCCCTGGGCACGTTCTCCCCGGCCTTCGGGCTCATCGGCACGCTCATAGGTCTGGTGCAGATGCTGGGACGCCTGAACGACCCCAAGAGCCTGGGACCGGCCATGGCCGTGGCCCTGCTCACCACGTTCTACGGTGCGCTTTTGTCCAACCTGTTCTTCCTGCCCGTGGCCGCCAAGCTGCGCGCGCGCACCTACCAGGAAGTGCTCAACCTGGAGATCATCTTCGAGGGCGCGCGCTGCATCCTGCAGAACAACAACCCCCTGCTCGTGCGCGACAAGCTCTCCTCGTTCGTGCCGCCCAAGGAGCGCACCGTTGGCAGATGA
- a CDS encoding OmpA/MotB family protein, with protein MADDQGRLEEEDEHEDIPQVWQITMADMSMLLLCFFIFLFSLATLKPENVSETLESVRQRLKSEKAPNKKTPGAQSMEEKVLEQLSLREQLIMRQRQVYQDLTAYFQGRGETTFKTTLQGSRMTVSVPSDGMFEANDVTQLTNAGKQRLLLVKDFLARHPDQRVHIKGFTDDTPPPPQARLRNNWEVSSLQAVSALRFLLSQGVPANRLTSTGLADLEPLLPNTSEANRARNRRLDFVMEVQVEG; from the coding sequence TTGGCAGATGACCAGGGCCGCCTTGAGGAAGAAGACGAACACGAGGACATCCCCCAGGTGTGGCAGATAACCATGGCGGACATGTCCATGCTGCTGCTGTGCTTCTTCATCTTTCTCTTCTCCCTGGCCACCCTCAAACCCGAGAACGTCTCGGAGACCCTGGAGAGCGTGCGCCAGCGGCTCAAGTCCGAGAAGGCCCCCAACAAGAAGACCCCCGGCGCGCAGTCCATGGAGGAGAAGGTGCTCGAACAGCTGAGCCTGCGCGAGCAGCTCATCATGCGCCAGCGCCAAGTCTACCAGGACCTCACCGCCTACTTCCAGGGGCGCGGCGAAACCACCTTCAAGACCACGCTCCAGGGCTCGCGCATGACCGTTTCCGTGCCCTCCGACGGCATGTTCGAGGCCAACGACGTGACGCAGCTCACCAACGCGGGGAAGCAGCGCCTGCTCCTGGTCAAGGATTTCCTGGCCCGCCATCCGGACCAGCGCGTGCACATCAAGGGCTTCACCGACGACACCCCGCCGCCCCCCCAGGCGCGCCTGCGCAACAACTGGGAGGTTTCCTCCCTCCAGGCCGTGTCGGCCCTGCGTTTCCTCCTGTCCCAGGGCGTGCCCGCGAACAGGTTGACATCCACCGGGTTAGCTGATTTAGAACCGCTGCTCCCCAACACGAGCGAGGCGAACCGGGCCAGAAACCGCCGCCTGGATTTCGTAATGGAAGTGCAGGTTGAGGGATGA
- a CDS encoding PilZ domain-containing protein — MKNDLMFTYEAEKEANRQTFRARFPDMAAWTLPLEQSFPVHDISAGGVSLDDPGGALAEQAELVLDILLRGRPLIRSLKAQVARRKDTVAGLKFLDLTRRQEEHLDKLVLEVQKYLIAKQKTGGSHIDDDNQT; from the coding sequence ATGAAGAACGACCTGATGTTCACCTACGAGGCCGAAAAGGAAGCCAATCGCCAGACCTTTCGCGCTCGTTTCCCGGACATGGCGGCCTGGACGCTCCCACTGGAGCAATCCTTCCCCGTGCACGACATAAGCGCCGGGGGCGTCTCCCTGGACGACCCTGGCGGCGCGCTCGCGGAGCAGGCGGAACTGGTCCTGGACATCCTGCTCAGGGGGCGTCCCCTCATCAGGAGCCTCAAGGCCCAGGTCGCCCGGCGCAAGGACACCGTGGCGGGACTCAAGTTCCTGGACCTGACCCGGCGACAGGAAGAGCACCTGGACAAGCTGGTGCTCGAGGTCCAAAAGTATCTCATCGCGAAGCAGAAAACCGGCGGGAGCCACATTGACGACGACAACCAAACATAA
- a CDS encoding ATP-binding protein, producing MTTTTKHKVLVANRGEIAQRIIQACRKLGLDFVCVFTREDHASGHVSMARELGGEAVRISSYHDANELMAVADHAMATAVHPGYGYFAEDYRFARRVSERTRPMIWIGPSWNVIRTLGDKINTKRLARSLGVPTVPGSDRPVYDELEAEEIADSLFRFQAEQGIDNARVLVKASAGGGGMGIEEVQNLDHFKTVYRRIRNYSKRQFHDEGVLIEQRILTFNHLEVQIAADRHGNVAHFGTRNCTIQSTGRQKRVEIAPGFAPDQVKYSFDAAKVLADITAHSLSIAREVGYDNVGTWEWIVTPAGQPFLMEVNTRIQVENGVSAAIARIKGKPGVDIIREQIRMGLGDPMGFTQDDITFEGIGIEYRIIAEDPANRFTPWVGRIDRFGPPAFSWAELHSQIPRDKPYDIPTEFDPNLALAIIWGKDLEEAKTRGVKYLDDLTLEGQDQAGAPMKSNIAFLREKTRDILVF from the coding sequence TTGACGACGACAACCAAACATAAGGTGCTGGTGGCGAACCGGGGCGAGATCGCCCAGCGAATCATCCAGGCCTGCCGCAAACTGGGCCTGGATTTTGTTTGCGTCTTCACCCGGGAAGACCACGCCTCCGGGCACGTGTCCATGGCCCGCGAACTGGGCGGCGAGGCCGTGCGCATCAGTTCCTACCACGACGCCAACGAGCTCATGGCCGTGGCCGACCACGCCATGGCCACCGCCGTGCACCCCGGCTACGGCTATTTCGCCGAAGACTACCGGTTCGCCCGGCGCGTGAGCGAACGCACGCGCCCCATGATCTGGATCGGCCCCAGCTGGAACGTGATCCGCACCCTGGGCGACAAGATCAACACCAAACGCCTGGCGCGCTCCCTGGGCGTGCCCACCGTGCCCGGCTCCGACCGCCCCGTCTACGACGAGCTGGAAGCCGAGGAGATCGCGGACTCCCTCTTCCGCTTCCAGGCCGAGCAGGGCATCGACAACGCCCGCGTGCTGGTGAAGGCCTCGGCGGGCGGCGGCGGCATGGGCATCGAGGAGGTCCAGAACCTGGACCACTTCAAGACCGTCTACCGGCGCATCCGCAACTACTCCAAGCGCCAGTTCCACGACGAGGGCGTGCTCATCGAGCAGCGCATCCTCACCTTCAACCACCTGGAAGTGCAGATCGCCGCCGACCGCCACGGCAACGTGGCCCACTTCGGCACCCGCAACTGCACCATCCAGTCCACCGGACGCCAGAAGCGCGTGGAGATCGCCCCCGGCTTCGCGCCGGACCAGGTGAAGTACTCCTTCGACGCCGCCAAGGTGCTCGCGGACATCACCGCTCACTCGCTCTCCATCGCCCGCGAGGTGGGCTACGACAACGTGGGCACCTGGGAATGGATCGTCACCCCGGCGGGCCAGCCCTTCCTGATGGAAGTGAACACCCGCATCCAGGTGGAAAACGGCGTCTCCGCCGCCATCGCCCGCATCAAGGGCAAGCCCGGCGTGGACATCATCCGCGAGCAGATCCGCATGGGCCTGGGCGACCCCATGGGCTTCACCCAGGACGACATCACCTTCGAGGGCATCGGCATCGAATACCGCATCATCGCCGAAGACCCCGCCAACCGCTTCACCCCCTGGGTGGGCCGCATCGACCGCTTCGGCCCCCCGGCCTTCTCCTGGGCCGAGCTGCACTCGCAGATCCCCCGGGACAAGCCCTACGACATCCCCACCGAGTTCGACCCCAACCTCGCCCTGGCCATCATCTGGGGCAAGGACCTCGAAGAGGCCAAGACCAGGGGCGTGAAGTACCTCGACGACCTCACGCTCGAAGGGCAGGACCAGGCAGGGGCTCCCATGAAGTCCAACATCGCTTTCCTGCGGGAGAAAACCCGCGACATCCTGGTGTTCTAG
- a CDS encoding carboxyl transferase domain-containing protein translates to MDIEKSIQELEARLQYIQDVFGTRRPEDVALLSAKLAGLRSGEQDAKLSDKVKLLAQLEDLFGFVEQKLDPELTPMDRVRIVRHPQRITLKDILEFCYDNYTEIGGQDEYSIDPSMVIARAYITRRQGDKVHNQPVMVIGQEKGHGQEFRNGGSVKPWGNAKALQYMKVAETENIPIHTYVFTPGAFPVEDYPGAAQQIARNLYEMAALRVPVIACISEGGSGGAEAIALADTRLMLSHGYYSVISPEGAAAIESGIRQGQRAPVELIEEVASRLNITGADNLRMGYVDRVIQEPSLGARPHHYDFFKRLRQEMMLATDEAFLSVKGMNFIRAMAVKRRKKAHLADAEAFFVRWSLDESAAERLVWRRYRKFRDMAQQAYQDKTPVSRRMAESLRQLSWSTYSYLRYEFLRAYGTKLQQLREEAEAEVRLVANKLLRPFRSTGGARKVDTQTIQKLTELSCAEDGICLDGDGNSVYVSPKTREDKAVTCPNAATHGCLDLWAPDLFGDFAGVCQYCGHHFPMEYQWFTHNVLDRDSVSEFNAEVEAANPLDYPGFDQKLDDAKKKLKLKSSCITYEASIEGIKVVVGLLAAPFRGGTVGAAEGEKFIRALSRARKKHYPFLAYVHGTAGIRIQEGTNGVIQMPRVTMAVRRYIEAGGLYMVLYDTNSYAGPVASFLGCSPYQFSVRSANIGFAGPGVIKETTGTDIPPDYHLAYNALARGHIQGIWDRREIRNNLVQAFQTIGGRNLYYR, encoded by the coding sequence ATGGACATCGAAAAAAGCATCCAGGAGCTTGAAGCCAGGCTCCAGTACATCCAGGATGTCTTCGGGACGCGCCGTCCCGAGGACGTGGCCCTCCTCTCCGCCAAGCTGGCCGGGCTGCGCTCCGGCGAGCAGGACGCCAAGCTCTCCGACAAGGTGAAGCTCCTGGCCCAGCTGGAGGACCTCTTCGGCTTCGTGGAGCAGAAGCTCGACCCCGAGCTCACCCCCATGGACCGCGTGCGCATCGTGCGCCACCCCCAGCGCATCACGCTCAAGGACATCCTCGAGTTCTGCTACGACAACTACACCGAGATCGGCGGGCAGGACGAGTACTCCATCGACCCCTCCATGGTCATCGCGCGGGCCTACATCACCCGCCGCCAGGGCGACAAGGTGCACAACCAGCCCGTCATGGTCATCGGCCAGGAGAAGGGCCACGGCCAGGAGTTCCGCAACGGCGGCTCCGTGAAGCCCTGGGGCAACGCCAAGGCGTTGCAGTACATGAAGGTGGCCGAGACCGAGAACATCCCCATCCATACCTACGTCTTCACCCCCGGGGCCTTCCCCGTGGAGGACTACCCCGGCGCGGCCCAGCAGATCGCCCGCAACCTCTACGAGATGGCCGCCCTGCGCGTGCCCGTGATCGCCTGCATCTCCGAAGGAGGCTCCGGCGGGGCCGAGGCCATCGCCCTGGCCGACACCCGGCTCATGCTCTCCCACGGCTACTACTCGGTCATCTCGCCCGAGGGCGCTGCGGCCATCGAGTCGGGCATTCGCCAGGGCCAGCGCGCTCCGGTGGAACTCATCGAAGAGGTGGCCTCGCGGCTCAATATCACCGGCGCGGACAACCTGCGCATGGGCTACGTGGACCGCGTGATCCAGGAGCCCTCCCTGGGCGCGCGCCCCCACCACTACGACTTCTTCAAGCGCCTGCGCCAGGAGATGATGCTCGCCACCGACGAGGCCTTCCTCTCCGTGAAGGGCATGAACTTCATCCGCGCCATGGCCGTGAAGCGCCGCAAGAAGGCCCACCTGGCCGACGCGGAAGCCTTCTTCGTGCGCTGGTCCCTGGACGAGAGCGCGGCCGAACGCCTGGTCTGGCGGCGCTACCGCAAGTTCCGCGACATGGCCCAGCAGGCCTACCAGGACAAGACGCCCGTGTCGCGGCGCATGGCCGAATCGCTGCGCCAGCTCTCCTGGTCCACCTATTCCTACCTGCGCTACGAGTTCCTGCGCGCCTACGGGACCAAGCTCCAGCAGCTGCGCGAGGAGGCCGAGGCCGAGGTGCGCCTGGTGGCCAACAAGCTCCTGCGGCCCTTCCGCTCCACCGGCGGGGCGCGCAAGGTGGACACCCAGACCATCCAGAAGCTCACCGAGCTCTCCTGCGCCGAGGACGGCATCTGCCTGGACGGCGACGGCAACAGCGTCTACGTGAGCCCCAAGACCCGCGAAGACAAGGCCGTCACCTGCCCCAACGCCGCCACCCACGGCTGCCTGGACCTCTGGGCCCCGGACCTCTTCGGGGACTTCGCCGGGGTCTGCCAGTACTGCGGGCACCACTTTCCCATGGAATACCAGTGGTTCACCCACAACGTGCTGGACCGCGACTCCGTCTCCGAGTTCAACGCCGAGGTGGAGGCCGCCAATCCCCTGGACTACCCCGGCTTCGACCAGAAGCTCGACGACGCCAAGAAGAAGCTCAAGCTCAAAAGCTCCTGCATCACCTACGAGGCCTCCATCGAGGGCATCAAGGTGGTGGTGGGCCTGCTGGCGGCGCCCTTCCGGGGCGGCACGGTGGGCGCGGCCGAGGGCGAGAAGTTCATCCGGGCGCTCTCCCGCGCGCGCAAGAAGCACTATCCCTTCCTGGCCTACGTGCACGGAACCGCGGGCATCCGCATCCAGGAGGGCACCAACGGCGTCATCCAGATGCCCCGCGTGACCATGGCCGTGCGCCGCTACATCGAGGCGGGCGGGCTCTACATGGTGCTCTACGACACCAACTCCTACGCCGGACCCGTGGCCAGCTTCCTGGGCTGCTCGCCCTACCAGTTCTCCGTGCGCTCGGCCAACATCGGCTTCGCCGGCCCCGGCGTGATCAAGGAGACCACTGGAACGGACATCCCCCCGGACTACCACCTGGCCTACAACGCCCTGGCGCGCGGCCACATCCAGGGCATCTGGGACCGCAGGGAAATCCGCAACAACCTGGTGCAGGCCTTCCAGACCATCGGCGGCCGCAACCTCTACTACCGCTAA
- a CDS encoding biotin attachment protein: protein MKDVKAILEQFKASPYEEAVVCAPHCGVVSFKTTAGETRVLGPSGTWREKPGTLLATVTRERNAKPIHCQRKGQVREVHSHLDGRFVEAGTPLLVLRHFLTKEEVTQAILKQVLHLFEAPERAKYYFAPDVDKKVKVSGCRSIRVKDGMDLFIVSRMKREKPLNYSGPEGIIYDVYFSHDQNVDAGAPLISVCPEDQMGVIQDVVNRVQSDWEEQE from the coding sequence GTGAAGGACGTGAAAGCCATCCTCGAACAGTTCAAGGCCTCCCCCTACGAGGAGGCCGTGGTCTGCGCGCCGCACTGCGGCGTGGTCTCCTTCAAGACCACCGCCGGAGAGACCCGCGTGCTGGGCCCCTCGGGCACGTGGCGCGAGAAGCCCGGAACCCTCCTGGCCACCGTGACCCGCGAGCGCAACGCCAAGCCCATCCACTGCCAGCGCAAGGGACAGGTGCGCGAGGTGCACTCCCACCTGGACGGCCGGTTCGTCGAAGCGGGCACGCCGCTTTTGGTGTTGCGCCACTTCCTCACCAAGGAGGAGGTCACCCAGGCCATCCTCAAACAGGTGCTCCACCTCTTCGAGGCCCCGGAGCGCGCCAAGTATTACTTCGCCCCGGACGTGGACAAGAAGGTCAAGGTGTCGGGCTGCCGCTCCATCCGCGTCAAGGACGGCATGGACCTCTTCATCGTCTCGCGCATGAAGCGCGAGAAGCCCCTGAACTACTCCGGCCCCGAGGGCATCATCTACGACGTCTACTTCTCCCACGACCAGAACGTGGACGCCGGAGCGCCGCTCATCAGCGTCTGCCCGGAAGACCAGATGGGCGTCATCCAGGACGTGGTGAACCGCGTCCAGTCCGACTGGGAAGAGCAGGAGTAG
- a CDS encoding single-stranded DNA-binding protein, whose protein sequence is MAGNVNKVILIGRLGQDPKLTYLPSGQPVAELRLATSESYKNKDGEKVEATEWHTVKVYGRSAEFCGNYLSKGRLIYVEGTLRTRSWEDQQGQKKYFTEVIVTAPGHTVQFLDSNKGGGVDNAPSEGGYGGYGGGQQGGYGGGQGGERRGGGAPQQQGNRAQGGGRQGGQRQQPREEDMAPAFPSEASGMDDVPF, encoded by the coding sequence ATGGCCGGCAACGTGAACAAGGTGATCCTCATCGGCAGGCTCGGGCAGGACCCCAAGCTGACCTATCTCCCTTCCGGACAGCCTGTGGCGGAGTTGCGCCTGGCCACCTCCGAATCCTACAAGAACAAGGACGGCGAGAAGGTCGAGGCCACCGAATGGCACACGGTGAAGGTCTACGGCCGCTCGGCCGAGTTCTGCGGCAACTACCTGAGCAAGGGCCGCCTGATCTATGTGGAAGGAACCCTGCGCACTCGCTCCTGGGAAGACCAGCAGGGGCAGAAGAAGTATTTCACGGAAGTGATCGTCACCGCGCCGGGCCACACCGTGCAGTTCCTTGATTCCAACAAGGGCGGCGGCGTGGACAACGCGCCTTCCGAAGGCGGCTACGGCGGCTACGGCGGGGGGCAGCAGGGCGGCTACGGCGGCGGCCAGGGCGGCGAGCGGCGCGGCGGCGGCGCGCCCCAGCAGCAGGGCAACCGCGCTCAGGGCGGCGGACGCCAGGGCGGCCAGCGCCAGCAGCCCCGCGAGGAGGACATGGCCCCGGCCTTCCCTTCCGAGGCCTCGGGCATGGACGACGTGCCGTTCTAG